One Elephas maximus indicus isolate mEleMax1 chromosome 16, mEleMax1 primary haplotype, whole genome shotgun sequence DNA window includes the following coding sequences:
- the C16H10orf82 gene encoding uncharacterized protein C10orf82 homolog isoform X3 produces the protein MSQCLKAFQENTRRYKDQLEELHCSVATAPKLKPICSQKTVLQALHQYYQKYHPMSLECKYVKKPLEEPPIPGWAGYLPRARVTELGCATRYTVMARNCYKDFLDIVERTKRARLKPYEEIYGVSSTQPPLAPPPKVFQRDGLLPKYPDFSVPSGSCPALVRPLREDPIPPVGCGCGQALSDPTPQPPGLRGNQRQLLRATRP, from the exons ATGTCCCAGTGTCTGAAAGCCTTCCAGGAGAACACGCGGAGATACAAAGACCAGCTGGAGGAACTTCACTGCTCTGTGGCCACTGCTCCAAAACTGAAGCCCATCTGCTCCCAGAAGACAGTCCTTCAGGCACTGCACCAGTACTACCAGAAATACCACCCCATGAGTCTAG AATGCAAATATGTAAAGAAACCCCTTGAGGAGCCCCCAATCCCTGGCTGGGCGGGCTACCTGCCCAGAGCCAGGGTCACTGAACTTGGCTGTGCCACAAGGTACACTGTCATGGCCAGAAACTGCTACAAGGACTTCCTGGACATAGTGGAGCGGACCAAGAGAGCGCGCCTGAAACCATATGAAGA AATCTACGGAGTTAGCTCCACACAACCTCCTCTTGCTCCTCCTCCAAAAGTCTTCCAGCGTGATGGGCTGCTGCCAAAATATCCGGATTTTTCTGTTCCAA GTGGAAGCTGTCCTGCCCTTGTGAGACCCCTGAGAGAGGACCCTATACCTCCGGTGGGGTGCGGCTGTGGCCAG GCACTTTCTGATCCCACTCCCCAGCCACCAGGACTCAGAGGAAATCAAAGGCAGCTCCTCCGGGCAACGAGGCCATAG
- the C16H10orf82 gene encoding uncharacterized protein C10orf82 homolog isoform X2: MESSKTFMRNLPITPGYCGFVPFLSCQGTPSEDNMSQCLKAFQENTRRYKDQLEELHCSVATAPKLKPICSQKTVLQALHQYYQKYHPMSLECKYVKKPLEEPPIPGWAGYLPRARVTELGCATRYTVMARNCYKDFLDIVERTKRARLKPYEEIYGVSSTQPPLAPPPKVFQRDGLLPKYPDFSVPSGSCPALVRPLREDPIPPVGCGCGQVNTSGNGKIYLGPLTSAKYAEG, from the exons ATGGAGTCTTCCAAGACCTTCATGAGAAACTTGCCGATCACACCAGGCTACTGTG GCTTCGTGCCATTCCTCAGCTGCCAGGGCACCCCCAGCGAGGACAACATGTCCCAGTGTCTGAAAGCCTTCCAGGAGAACACGCGGAGATACAAAGACCAGCTGGAGGAACTTCACTGCTCTGTGGCCACTGCTCCAAAACTGAAGCCCATCTGCTCCCAGAAGACAGTCCTTCAGGCACTGCACCAGTACTACCAGAAATACCACCCCATGAGTCTAG AATGCAAATATGTAAAGAAACCCCTTGAGGAGCCCCCAATCCCTGGCTGGGCGGGCTACCTGCCCAGAGCCAGGGTCACTGAACTTGGCTGTGCCACAAGGTACACTGTCATGGCCAGAAACTGCTACAAGGACTTCCTGGACATAGTGGAGCGGACCAAGAGAGCGCGCCTGAAACCATATGAAGA AATCTACGGAGTTAGCTCCACACAACCTCCTCTTGCTCCTCCTCCAAAAGTCTTCCAGCGTGATGGGCTGCTGCCAAAATATCCGGATTTTTCTGTTCCAA GTGGAAGCTGTCCTGCCCTTGTGAGACCCCTGAGAGAGGACCCTATACCTCCGGTGGGGTGCGGCTGTGGCCAGGTGAATACGTCAGGCAATGGGAAGATTTATCTGGGGCCACTGACCTCAGCAAAATACGCAGAAGGCTAA
- the C16H10orf82 gene encoding uncharacterized protein C10orf82 homolog isoform X1, whose amino-acid sequence MESSKTFMRNLPITPGYCGFVPFLSCQGTPSEDNMSQCLKAFQENTRRYKDQLEELHCSVATAPKLKPICSQKTVLQALHQYYQKYHPMSLECKYVKKPLEEPPIPGWAGYLPRARVTELGCATRYTVMARNCYKDFLDIVERTKRARLKPYEEIYGVSSTQPPLAPPPKVFQRDGLLPKYPDFSVPSGSCPALVRPLREDPIPPVGCGCGQALSDPTPQPPGLRGNQRQLLRATRP is encoded by the exons ATGGAGTCTTCCAAGACCTTCATGAGAAACTTGCCGATCACACCAGGCTACTGTG GCTTCGTGCCATTCCTCAGCTGCCAGGGCACCCCCAGCGAGGACAACATGTCCCAGTGTCTGAAAGCCTTCCAGGAGAACACGCGGAGATACAAAGACCAGCTGGAGGAACTTCACTGCTCTGTGGCCACTGCTCCAAAACTGAAGCCCATCTGCTCCCAGAAGACAGTCCTTCAGGCACTGCACCAGTACTACCAGAAATACCACCCCATGAGTCTAG AATGCAAATATGTAAAGAAACCCCTTGAGGAGCCCCCAATCCCTGGCTGGGCGGGCTACCTGCCCAGAGCCAGGGTCACTGAACTTGGCTGTGCCACAAGGTACACTGTCATGGCCAGAAACTGCTACAAGGACTTCCTGGACATAGTGGAGCGGACCAAGAGAGCGCGCCTGAAACCATATGAAGA AATCTACGGAGTTAGCTCCACACAACCTCCTCTTGCTCCTCCTCCAAAAGTCTTCCAGCGTGATGGGCTGCTGCCAAAATATCCGGATTTTTCTGTTCCAA GTGGAAGCTGTCCTGCCCTTGTGAGACCCCTGAGAGAGGACCCTATACCTCCGGTGGGGTGCGGCTGTGGCCAG GCACTTTCTGATCCCACTCCCCAGCCACCAGGACTCAGAGGAAATCAAAGGCAGCTCCTCCGGGCAACGAGGCCATAG